Proteins encoded together in one Phyllostomus discolor isolate MPI-MPIP mPhyDis1 chromosome 6, mPhyDis1.pri.v3, whole genome shotgun sequence window:
- the LOC114498973 gene encoding LOW QUALITY PROTEIN: nucleobindin-2-like (The sequence of the model RefSeq protein was modified relative to this genomic sequence to represent the inferred CDS: inserted 1 base in 1 codon), producing MAGYRSALDPKGDREPLLVVDVGQDGHKPFQKSPDGGIADGLRVFSFVSDTGIDHHALLEQFEHLNHLNPDKFESTDLDMLIKAATSDLEHYDKTRHEEFRKYEMMKEHEKREYLKNAEXKKKEESKFEEMKTKHENHPKVNHPGSKDQPKEVWELTDGLDPNDFGPKTFFKLHDVSNDGFLDEQELEALFTKELEKVYDPRNEDDDMVEMEEERLRMREHAMNEVDSNKDQLVTLEEFLKATEKKEFLELDSWETLDQQQFLTEEELKEYANLISLQENELKKKADELQKQREELQRQHDQLEAQKLEYHQVVQQMEHTKLEQEISPSGPGGHSQFEPRMSFFFAYFFA from the exons ATGGCTGGCTACAGGTCTGCCCTTGACCCAAAAGGTGACAGGGAACCACTGCTGGTAGTTGACGTGGGACAGGATGGTCACAAGCCTTTTCAAAAGAGCCCTGATGGCGGCATTGCAGATGGGCTGAGGG ttttctcttttgtgtcAGACACGGGCATAGACCACCATGCTCTGCTGGAGCAGTTCGAGCACCTGAACCACCTGAATCCTGACAAGTTTGAATCTACAGACTTAGATATGCTGATCAAAGCA GCTACTAGTGATCTGGAACACTATGATAAGACTCGACatgaagaatttagaaaatatgaaatgatgAAGGAACATGAaaagagagaatatttaaaaaacgctg tgaagaaaaaagaagaatccaaatttgaagaaatgaagacaaagCATGAAAATCACCCCAAAGTTAATCATCCA GGCAGCAAAGACCAGCCAAAAGAAGTTTGGGAGCTGACTGACGGCCTGGACCCCAACGACTTCGGCCCCAAGACGTTTTTCAAATTACACG ATGTCAGTAATGATGGCTTCCTCGATGAACAAGAATTAGAAGCCTTgtttaccaaggag ttggaGAAAGTATATGACCCCAGAAATGAAGACGATGATATGGtagaaatggaggaagaaaggctTAGAATGAGGGAACATGCAATGAATGAG GTTGATTCAAACAAAGACCAATTGGTGACTCTAGAAGAGTTTttgaaagctacagaaaaaaaggaattcttgGAGCTGGATAGCTGGGAG acaTTAGATCAGCAACAGTTCCTCACAGAGGAAGAACTGAAAGAATATGCAAATCTAATCTCCCTACAAGAAAACGAACTCAAGAAAAAAGCAGATGAGCttcagaaacagagagaagagctACAGCGCCAGCATGACCAGCTGGAGGCGCAGAAGCTGGAGTACCATCAG GTTGTACAGCAGATGGAACACACAAAGCTAGAACAAGAAATTTCTCCATCAGGGCCTGGTGGACACTCTCAGTTCGAGCCAcgtatgtcatttttttttgcttatttctttgcttaa